DNA from Meleagris gallopavo isolate NT-WF06-2002-E0010 breed Aviagen turkey brand Nicholas breeding stock chromosome 12, Turkey_5.1, whole genome shotgun sequence:
CATTTCCTCTGCAAACTTTGCGTTGCTTTTTTTGGAACTAGATCTTCATTATTTTGCATTCAGCATAGGGACAAACCAAACAGAAATTATTCTGATTTCTAATTCATGTACAAGTACTGTGATTCTCATGTGGTTCACTACTTTGCTTTCTACACTGTTGTTTGACAGACAAGGGAATTGAATTCTTTGGGGAAGTGTAAGTGACACTAAGCTACAGAATATAAAACATGCCTAGAGCCTTTCAGGATAAAATGTAGAATAATCAATGTAGCTTCAGAACTGCACACtattttctttaactgtttGCATTCAGACAAGATAGTGCATCATTTTAATGTGGCCTTTATAAAACGTCTTCCTAATTTGTGTGCACATAGTATGATTGATTTCTTAGAAAGCAGGCACTCATTCAAGGTTATGCTAAATGGAACACATTTGCTACAGGGCATGATTAACACATTACTGCTTGCATGACCATGGGTTTGATACAGCCTGCTACAGAAGGAAGCTGGCCAAAATTGAAACTTGGCATGCCAGTACAttctattttgttgtttgtgaaATGACCACAAACTATTCCAGACCTTGAAGCCCCCTTCACTACTTGAAAAGGCACCCTCCTGCCTTGCAATTCACACACACAGCCTACAACTGGCATAAACCACGTTGTTATGTTTTAAAGCAATCGGTTCCCTCAAGGACAGCACATAGACAGGCATTACTGAGGAAATAAAGACACTCATCACTattcttctttaattttattccataataaaaaatagatgaaaGAAAGGGTGTTCAAGAATTAAAGCAATTATTGGTCAATATAAGGAACAGAAAACTAATTATCTTGATGATGATTAAGGACCTGATTCAGCAGAAGTAATTCTGTGTTCTCCCATGGCATATTTGTAGGCttctacaaaacagaaaaccagaTTACCTTTAACTGAAGCAGGTCCTATGCTATTTTCAGAACACTTGACCTGAAATTCTATTTATccttctctttttgctctttttccttcttttcacgttcagcttttgcttcttcctcctcatgCTGTTTTATCAACTGCTCCACCTCCTTTTGCTTCAGAACCCTTATTACtgtttttccattctctctTGTCAGCGTTGCAATTTCAACTGAAACACAGGGAACAGACAGTGGCATTACATACCGtccttttgaaagaaaatcatcAGAAAGGTCAAGTTGTTACACCTGACAATGAAGCAGAGGGTTCTTGTCCTGCCTCCATCTAAAAAACTGCCTGATTGGCAAGCCGTGGCAGCAgtctttttctgcagcagcCCTGTTCTGCAGCAGTTCATTCACAGCTCTCCAGCGGTTCTTCCACCAGGCACAGAaccacttctgctgctgcaccgAGGCCTAGCCAAACCATGGTTAAGCACCTGGAGCTGGCCAAAGATCATCCTCATCCAAGGCAACTGCATGTCACTTAGCAAAGTTAATGAGGatcatcaaaattattttcttacataaGCCCTAAAATCCAATAAACCACAGCTGAAGTATAAAAAATTCTCAACACACTctctatttttaatacatttatatatttataagtCATCCAGAACTAGAGAACTGCTTACCTTTCTCTGCAGAAAGTTTGCTGACATCCATGGTCTTATTTAGAACCTTAATGGCTAATGCGAGTGCAGTCTTTAAGGTCATTTCGCCTTCTTTGTAGTCTTGTTTCAGCATTGACACAGCTGCCTATGAATTCCACAGAAATTTAAATGGTATCATTGGGCaatcaaactattttttttgCCAGATAATATCAGAACATGAGGAACTGTGTTTCTACAGTTATCCATTTCTGCTCTGCACTCACAATCAACAACTCAGCTTAATTACTACAGTGTCATTTACATAGTTTTTCTTTAGTTTGCTTTActttttgagagagaaaagtaGAAAGAACTTACAGCACTGTTATTGCCAATGCACGTAGCTTTCCATCCTCCATAATTCCCACTGGGATCACTTTGATACAGCTGAAATCCATAATGCTTATCCCAACCGATATACAGCAATGAAACACCAAAAGGACGTTTTCCTGTTGGAAAGCAGGCCATTAGTAACCTAAATTCAGGAACAAGATTGGTCATAGTGACAATTACTTTCTTTGATTTCCTTTGTCAAATCCATTCCTGTGAAGTAGGATTTAACAGACTGTTCTGCActtctgttacttgagataaGCATTACAGCGTTTGTCCCTAAGTGCTGGGGGATGGGAGGCAGGGAGAACTAGCAGAGATTGCTTTCATTTAACCCCAGCAGCAGCTTATCTCCGTCTCCAAAAATTGGAATTTATCACTCCAGGACTTCAAATCAAACCTCAGCATTTAACTACGTAGTGGTTATTCAAGCATTTAACTTCTAAGAGTCAATCAAACACAAGTATATTAAAAGGTCATCCTTTCACAATGCCCATATACAAAATACCAGAATCATCCATTCATTTACTGAAGAACACTCCTCACAACATCATTTTCTAATATGTTATTTGATCCacagaaatactattttttcaaGTGTTACAGTATTGATACCCTGCTTCTTTCTGAAGGCATTCACCAAACCCTAGAGCACTCAAAGCATTATAAGCAATGGGCCTGAGCCTCAGCTATCAATTCCTCAGTGACTATTTCTTGGTGTAACTTGTTACAGAAGAATACCTTTAAACCCTTCAGAGACTTGGATGCTTCAAATTACCTAAGAGAATCTTTCTTTAGACACTTAAAAACACTATGGTTCATTCACACTTCCTTACCTCCAAACTGTGTGTAAGCCTGCTTGATATCACACAGTGCAGTTACCAATTGCTCACAAGGAATGGGCTCTTGATATTGTAACAAATACCTATAGCATGAAAGACAAGAGCTCTCAAAATCTTTTGTTGACAGTATCCTGCTCCCACATTTAACAAAAGAacaagttaaaataaaacagatcaaagaggctttaaaaaaacaaacaaacaactactTGTGCATGTTCATATTGATTTAATACATAGACTGAATCCAACCTCAGAATTAAGCAAACCCCCATAACGAGCAGCCAACTTACCTCTGTGCAATCAGTCTCAGCTCATTTGTTAGAACATTGGCATCTGAAGTTATTCCTGCAACACTGCAAGCCATatctctgcaaaatgaacatATGAATTGGATTCCTATCAGTCCCCAAGAAATAGTCACATCTTCATACAACACTTCAAACACAATGCCTACTGCTGGGCTTCTATGATCAAAACTACTCAGCTGCTGGGTAGAAAAGATTGATCCTGCATCTAGAGTACATCCTAAGTCTGACATAACCATATTGCAAGAGCAGAGGCAGACAGCAGGAAATGAGCAGCTCAGTACATCACTGACATGGTTCTGAGGACCATACCAAAACAATTAACAGTGCTGACACCTCCACAAGAAGCACTGGCTACACAGCAGGACCCACGTAGAGGCCACTGACCAGCCATGTCAGAACCCATATGGACCCTCAGTGCAATCTGCTGACTCACATTGCATTCATATGAATGTAACTTACTGATATCAGCCATTAGAAAAGTAACTGCTTTAGCTGAAAattcatctttgttttgtttcattagcTCTTAATTTAGCAGATCTTTGTCAAATCTCATACTGCTATAGAACTTTCAGTACACAGACAATAATGCACACTTTTATATCTTAACAATTTCTCATAACAGCTGGCCTAGGCAGCCACTCCAGCGCACATTTTACATCACCTTGAA
Protein-coding regions in this window:
- the PSMA4 gene encoding proteasome subunit alpha type-4 translates to MEAIGHAGTCLGILANDGVLLAAERRNIHKLLDEVFFSEKIYRLNEDMACSVAGITSDANVLTNELRLIAQRYLLQYQEPIPCEQLVTALCDIKQAYTQFGGKRPFGVSLLYIGWDKHYGFQLYQSDPSGNYGGWKATCIGNNSAAAVSMLKQDYKEGEMTLKTALALAIKVLNKTMDVSKLSAEKVEIATLTRENGKTVIRVLKQKEVEQLIKQHEEEEAKAEREKKEKEQKEKDK